DNA sequence from the Lagenorhynchus albirostris chromosome 13, mLagAlb1.1, whole genome shotgun sequence genome:
CTGTCCAACGAGGAGCGCAACCTGCTCTCGGTGGCCTACAAGAACGTGGTCGGGGGCCGCAGGTCCGCCTGGAGGGTCATCTCGAGCATCGAGCAGAAGACCGACACCTCCGACAAGAAGCTGCAGCTGATTAAGGACTATCGGGAGAAAGTGGAGTCTGAACTGCGGTCCATCTGCACCACGGTCCTGGTGAGTCCGCGACCGTCCGGGCGGCGGGCGCCGAGGCGCCTTTGTGTGAGGCTTTCTGTGGGGAGTTTCCCGGGAACGGGAACGGGAACGAAGTGGGGGCCGGGGCCTGCCTGACGCCCTGCCGACGCGTAGAGGGCTTGAGGAGGTTAGCCTTGCCCTCCTTAACGCGTTATTTCAGTTCTTGAGATGAAgaagctgctttttcttttttttttctcctttcttttttttttttcctgtggtaagTATATCTTTCCTAGGTGCTGGTTGCTCCTCCACCAGATAAGTTTAAACATGAGAGTAGGATTGTAGAAGGCTGAAAATCGTTTTCCAGCGTCCTGAGGCGATCTGGGAACCCTTTAAACGTATTGAATCAGTTTGTAGGCTTCAGGCTTCCGTTGAAAGAAGGGGCGGGCGCCTTTTCCATAAAGATCACGTATGTAAGTCGGTTTTCCTCCCAAATCCAGCAATGGAAATTTACTTCGAAAATCTGAATAGGTATCTCGTTTTTCAAGTAAGAGTATCTGTTGATTTTTTCCTTGTTAAAAGCGGGGAAGGGGGAGAGTTTGGTAAATATGAAAAAGGCACAGCTAAATCAAAGGAATAAAATGTCCTGGGAAATTTCGGTGCTTGATACCATTTCTTCGCTGTTACATAGCTACACGTGAACCCCGAGGTGTTGAAATGAATTCGTATCTGGTGTGGAGTAAGCGAGGAAAGCTTTCCAGGTTTTGAACTGTCCAGTCTTAGCTAGGGTGGCTTTGGGTGGAG
Encoded proteins:
- the YWHAQ gene encoding 14-3-3 protein theta isoform X5, coding for MEKTELIQKAKLAEQAERYDDMATCMKAVTEQGAELSNEERNLLSVAYKNVVGGRRSAWRVISSIEQKTDTSDKKLQLIKDYREKVESELRSICTTVLKPPFCFLSLKLTTLDTS